A single Drosophila ananassae strain 14024-0371.13 chromosome 3L, ASM1763931v2, whole genome shotgun sequence DNA region contains:
- the LOC6493971 gene encoding carnitine O-palmitoyltransferase 1, liver isoform isoform X1: MAEAHAAVAFSFAITHEGFDINYDHEVLNLVWNSGIRSWKKRVARARNGVRNGVYPAHIQSLWLITAIALGLHFAGYQAPFNLTNRILEHLPSNTVNWQVTASFLAALVVWLSICFTMRYTLKLLLMYKGWMYESRAPGSRVSLPTMLWVAVVRVLSSWNKPGLYSFQGSLPRLPLPSVKDTMSRYLRSVRPLLDDDNYTRMERLAKEFEQTIGKKLQWYLILKSWWSTNYVSDWWEEYVYLRGRSPLCVNSNFYGTDAIFMNLTSIQAARAANVVSLLLNFRKLIEHQELQPIMVQGMIPLCSWQYERTFNTARVPGLETDRIVHYRDSNHIVVLHKGCYYKMLIYYKGRTLRPCELQVQIEEILKAKATPLSGEEHLAALTAWNRSKWAEARNTFFSRGANHVSLRTIESAAFVLSLDDEPFEFDLARPELLDNFGKKLLHGNGYNRWFDKCFTVCVATNGRVGFNAEHTWSDAAIASHMWENLIIDDLQSDGYDESGNTKGTPEFQPPTPTRLNWDLTPCLAQIEEATIDVTKLINEVNLRILVHQEYGKGFMKKCRISPDAYIQMALQLAYYRDAGRFSLTYEASMTRLFREGRTETVRPCTIESSAWVKAMQNPNTSNDERVKMLQAACDRHQLGYQDAMCGRGIDRHLFCLYVVSKYLEVDSPFLNEVLSEPWRLSTSQTPHGQTPKMDLKKHPNCISAGGGFGPVADDGYGVSYIIAGENLIFFHISAKTTCQQTDVHRFSQNISQALADIRTMFEQHMKDHPKPAKKLTNGST; encoded by the exons ATGGCTGAAGCCCATGCCGCCGTCGCCTTCTCGTTCGCCATCACCCACGAGGGCTTCGATATCAACTATGACCACGAGGTGCTCAACTTGGTGTGGAACTCGGGAATCCGCTCCTGGAAAAAGCGTGTGGCCCGTGCACGG AACGGCGTGCGTAATGGTGTCTATCCGGCGCACATTCAGAGCCTCTGGCTGATTACGGCCATTGCCCTGGGCCTGCACTTCGCCGGCTATCAGGCACCCTTCAATCTCACTAATCGGATACTGGAACACCTCCCCTCCAACACGGTCAACTGGCAGGTGACAGCCTCTTTCCTGGCCGCCTTGGTGGTCTGGCTCTCGATATGCTTCACCATGCGGTACACCCTGAAGCTCCTGCTTATGTACAAGGGCTGGATGTACGAATCCAGAGCCCCGGGAAGCCGTGTCTCGTTGCCCACCATGTTGTGGGTGGCCGTGGTGCGGGTACTCTCCAGCTGGAACAAGCCAGGATTGTACAGTTTCCAGGGCTCCCTGCCAAGACTGCCGCTCCCCTCGGTGAAGGACACGATGTCGCGGTATTTGCGCAGTGTCCGACCTCTGTTGGATGATGACAACTATACGCGAATGGAGCGCCTGGCCAAGGAGTTCGAGCAGACCATCGGCAAGAAGCTGCAGTGGTACCTCATCCTCAAGAGCTGGTGGTCCACCAACTACGTGTCTGATTGGTGGGAGGAGTACGTCTATCTGCGCGGTCGCAGCCCCCTCTGTGTCAACAGTAACTTCTATGGCACGGATGCCATTTTCATGAACCTCACCAGCATCCAGGCGGCTCGTGCGGCCAATGTGGTATCTCTGCTCCTTAACTTCAGGAAATTGATTGAACATCAGGAACTGCAGCCA atcaTGGTCCAGGGCATGATCCCTCTCTGCTCCTGGCAGTACGAGCGCACCTTTAACACGGCCCGTGTTCCTGGTCTGGAAACCGATCGCATTGTCCACTACCGTGACTCCAATCATATTGTTGTCCTGCACAAGGGATGCTACTACAAGATGCTCATCTACTACAAGGGACGCACCCTCCGCCCCTGTGAGCTGCAAGT GCAAATCGAAGAGATTCTGAAGGCCAAGGCCACCCCATTGTCTGGCGAGGAGCACCTGGCTGCCCTGACCGCCTGGAACCGCTCCAAATGGGCCGAGGCCCGGAATACCTTCTTCTCACGGGGCGCCAATCATGTGTCCCTTCGCACCATCGAGTCGGCCGCCTTCGTGCTCTCCCTGGACGACGAGCCCTTCGAGTTCGACCTGGCTCGTCCAGAGTTGTTGGACAACTTTGGCAAGAAACTGCTCCACGGCAACGGCTACAATCGTTGGTTCGACAAGTGCTTCACCGTCTGCGTGGCCACCAACGGACGTGTTGGCTTCAATGCCGAGCACACCTG GTCCGACGCCGCCATTGCCTCACACATGTGGGAAAACCTGATCATCGATGACCTCCAGTCGGATGG ATATGACGAGTCTGGTAACACGAAGGGCACCCCCGAGTTCCAGCCACCCACTCCAACTCGCCTCAACTGGGATCTGACGCCCTGTCTGGCCCAAATCGAGGAGGCCACCATCGATGTGACCAAGCTGATCAACGAGGTCAACCTGCGCATTCTGGTACACCAGGAGTACGGCAAGGGCTTCATGAAGAAGTGCCGCATTTCCCCAGACGCCTATATCCAAATGGCCCTGCAGTTGGCTTATTATCGCGATGCGGGACGCTTCTCGCTGACATATGAGGCTTCCATGACGCGTCTGTTCCGCGAAGGACGAACGGAGACTGTGCGTCCCTGCACCATTGAATCATCTGCCTGGGTTAAGGCTATGCAGAATCCCAACACTAGC AACGATGAGCGTGTGAAGATGTTGCAGGCTGCTTGTGATCGCCACCAGCTGGGCTACCAGGATGCCATGTGCGGTCGCGGCATTGATAGGCATCTTTTCTGCCTGTATGTAGTGTCCAAGTACCTGGAGGTGGACTCTCCCTTCCTCAACGAGGTGCTCAGCGAACCCTGGCGCCTGTCCACTAGTCAGACCCCGCACGGCCAGACGCCGAAGATGGACCTGAAGAAGCATCCGAACTGCATCAGTGCCGGCGGCGGCTTTGGGCCCGTGGCTGATGATGGCTATGGTGTTTCGTACATCATTGCCGGCGAGAACCTCATCTTCTTCCACATCTCGGCAAAGACAACGTGCCAGCAAACG GATGTCCATCGATTCTCCCAGAACATCTCACAGGCTCTGGCCGATATCCGCACCATGTTCGAGCAGCATATGAAGGACCATCCGAAGCCCGCCAAAAAACTCACAAACGGCTCCACATAA
- the LOC6493971 gene encoding carnitine O-palmitoyltransferase 1, liver isoform isoform X2, with protein MAEAHAAVAFSFAITHEGFDINYDHEVLNLVWNSGIRSWKKRVARARNGVRNGVYPAHIQSLWLITAIALGLHFAGYQAPFNLTNRILEHLPSNTVNWQVTASFLAALVVWLSICFTMRYTLKLLLMYKGWMYESRAPGSRVSLPTMLWVAVVRVLSSWNKPGLYSFQGSLPRLPLPSVKDTMSRYLRSVRPLLDDDNYTRMERLAKEFEQTIGKKLQWYLILKSWWSTNYVSDWWEEYVYLRGRSPLCVNSNFYGTDAIFMNLTSIQAARAANVVSLLLNFRKLIEHQELQPIMVQGMIPLCSWQYERTFNTARVPGLETDRIVHYRDSNHIVVLHKGCYYKMLIYYKGRTLRPCELQVQIEEILKAKATPLSGEEHLAALTAWNRSKWAEARNTFFSRGANHVSLRTIESAAFVLSLDDEPFEFDLARPELLDNFGKKLLHGNGYNRWFDKCFTVCVATNGRVGFNAEHTWADAPVLGHLWEYIFGDDIYGYDESGNTKGTPEFQPPTPTRLNWDLTPCLAQIEEATIDVTKLINEVNLRILVHQEYGKGFMKKCRISPDAYIQMALQLAYYRDAGRFSLTYEASMTRLFREGRTETVRPCTIESSAWVKAMQNPNTSNDERVKMLQAACDRHQLGYQDAMCGRGIDRHLFCLYVVSKYLEVDSPFLNEVLSEPWRLSTSQTPHGQTPKMDLKKHPNCISAGGGFGPVADDGYGVSYIIAGENLIFFHISAKTTCQQTDVHRFSQNISQALADIRTMFEQHMKDHPKPAKKLTNGST; from the exons ATGGCTGAAGCCCATGCCGCCGTCGCCTTCTCGTTCGCCATCACCCACGAGGGCTTCGATATCAACTATGACCACGAGGTGCTCAACTTGGTGTGGAACTCGGGAATCCGCTCCTGGAAAAAGCGTGTGGCCCGTGCACGG AACGGCGTGCGTAATGGTGTCTATCCGGCGCACATTCAGAGCCTCTGGCTGATTACGGCCATTGCCCTGGGCCTGCACTTCGCCGGCTATCAGGCACCCTTCAATCTCACTAATCGGATACTGGAACACCTCCCCTCCAACACGGTCAACTGGCAGGTGACAGCCTCTTTCCTGGCCGCCTTGGTGGTCTGGCTCTCGATATGCTTCACCATGCGGTACACCCTGAAGCTCCTGCTTATGTACAAGGGCTGGATGTACGAATCCAGAGCCCCGGGAAGCCGTGTCTCGTTGCCCACCATGTTGTGGGTGGCCGTGGTGCGGGTACTCTCCAGCTGGAACAAGCCAGGATTGTACAGTTTCCAGGGCTCCCTGCCAAGACTGCCGCTCCCCTCGGTGAAGGACACGATGTCGCGGTATTTGCGCAGTGTCCGACCTCTGTTGGATGATGACAACTATACGCGAATGGAGCGCCTGGCCAAGGAGTTCGAGCAGACCATCGGCAAGAAGCTGCAGTGGTACCTCATCCTCAAGAGCTGGTGGTCCACCAACTACGTGTCTGATTGGTGGGAGGAGTACGTCTATCTGCGCGGTCGCAGCCCCCTCTGTGTCAACAGTAACTTCTATGGCACGGATGCCATTTTCATGAACCTCACCAGCATCCAGGCGGCTCGTGCGGCCAATGTGGTATCTCTGCTCCTTAACTTCAGGAAATTGATTGAACATCAGGAACTGCAGCCA atcaTGGTCCAGGGCATGATCCCTCTCTGCTCCTGGCAGTACGAGCGCACCTTTAACACGGCCCGTGTTCCTGGTCTGGAAACCGATCGCATTGTCCACTACCGTGACTCCAATCATATTGTTGTCCTGCACAAGGGATGCTACTACAAGATGCTCATCTACTACAAGGGACGCACCCTCCGCCCCTGTGAGCTGCAAGT GCAAATCGAAGAGATTCTGAAGGCCAAGGCCACCCCATTGTCTGGCGAGGAGCACCTGGCTGCCCTGACCGCCTGGAACCGCTCCAAATGGGCCGAGGCCCGGAATACCTTCTTCTCACGGGGCGCCAATCATGTGTCCCTTCGCACCATCGAGTCGGCCGCCTTCGTGCTCTCCCTGGACGACGAGCCCTTCGAGTTCGACCTGGCTCGTCCAGAGTTGTTGGACAACTTTGGCAAGAAACTGCTCCACGGCAACGGCTACAATCGTTGGTTCGACAAGTGCTTCACCGTCTGCGTGGCCACCAACGGACGTGTTGGCTTCAATGCCGAGCACACCTG GGCCGATGCACCGGTTTTGGGCCATCTATGGGAATATATATTTGGTGATGATATATATGG ATATGACGAGTCTGGTAACACGAAGGGCACCCCCGAGTTCCAGCCACCCACTCCAACTCGCCTCAACTGGGATCTGACGCCCTGTCTGGCCCAAATCGAGGAGGCCACCATCGATGTGACCAAGCTGATCAACGAGGTCAACCTGCGCATTCTGGTACACCAGGAGTACGGCAAGGGCTTCATGAAGAAGTGCCGCATTTCCCCAGACGCCTATATCCAAATGGCCCTGCAGTTGGCTTATTATCGCGATGCGGGACGCTTCTCGCTGACATATGAGGCTTCCATGACGCGTCTGTTCCGCGAAGGACGAACGGAGACTGTGCGTCCCTGCACCATTGAATCATCTGCCTGGGTTAAGGCTATGCAGAATCCCAACACTAGC AACGATGAGCGTGTGAAGATGTTGCAGGCTGCTTGTGATCGCCACCAGCTGGGCTACCAGGATGCCATGTGCGGTCGCGGCATTGATAGGCATCTTTTCTGCCTGTATGTAGTGTCCAAGTACCTGGAGGTGGACTCTCCCTTCCTCAACGAGGTGCTCAGCGAACCCTGGCGCCTGTCCACTAGTCAGACCCCGCACGGCCAGACGCCGAAGATGGACCTGAAGAAGCATCCGAACTGCATCAGTGCCGGCGGCGGCTTTGGGCCCGTGGCTGATGATGGCTATGGTGTTTCGTACATCATTGCCGGCGAGAACCTCATCTTCTTCCACATCTCGGCAAAGACAACGTGCCAGCAAACG GATGTCCATCGATTCTCCCAGAACATCTCACAGGCTCTGGCCGATATCCGCACCATGTTCGAGCAGCATATGAAGGACCATCCGAAGCCCGCCAAAAAACTCACAAACGGCTCCACATAA
- the LOC6493971 gene encoding carnitine O-palmitoyltransferase 1, muscle isoform isoform X4: MAEAHAAVAFSFAITHEGFDINYDHEVLNLVWNSGIRSWKKRVARARNGVRNGVYPAHIQSLWLITAIALGLHFAGYQAPFNLTNRILEHLPSNTVNWQVTASFLAALVVWLSICFTMRYTLKLLLMYKGWMYESRAPGSRVSLPTMLWVAVVRVLSSWNKPGLYSFQGSLPRLPLPSVKDTMSRYLRSVRPLLDDDNYTRMERLAKEFEQTIGKKLQWYLILKSWWSTNYVSDWWEEYVYLRGRSPLCVNSNFYGTDAIFMNLTSIQAARAANVVSLLLNFRKLIEHQELQPIMVQGMIPLCSWQYERTFNTARVPGLETDRIVHYRDSNHIVVLHKGCYYKMLIYYKGRTLRPCELQVQIEEILKAKATPLSGEEHLAALTAWNRSKWAEARNTFFSRGANHVSLRTIESAAFVLSLDDEPFEFDLARPELLDNFGKKLLHGNGYNRWFDKCFTVCVATNGRVGFNAEHTWADAPVLGHLWEYIFGDDIYG, translated from the exons ATGGCTGAAGCCCATGCCGCCGTCGCCTTCTCGTTCGCCATCACCCACGAGGGCTTCGATATCAACTATGACCACGAGGTGCTCAACTTGGTGTGGAACTCGGGAATCCGCTCCTGGAAAAAGCGTGTGGCCCGTGCACGG AACGGCGTGCGTAATGGTGTCTATCCGGCGCACATTCAGAGCCTCTGGCTGATTACGGCCATTGCCCTGGGCCTGCACTTCGCCGGCTATCAGGCACCCTTCAATCTCACTAATCGGATACTGGAACACCTCCCCTCCAACACGGTCAACTGGCAGGTGACAGCCTCTTTCCTGGCCGCCTTGGTGGTCTGGCTCTCGATATGCTTCACCATGCGGTACACCCTGAAGCTCCTGCTTATGTACAAGGGCTGGATGTACGAATCCAGAGCCCCGGGAAGCCGTGTCTCGTTGCCCACCATGTTGTGGGTGGCCGTGGTGCGGGTACTCTCCAGCTGGAACAAGCCAGGATTGTACAGTTTCCAGGGCTCCCTGCCAAGACTGCCGCTCCCCTCGGTGAAGGACACGATGTCGCGGTATTTGCGCAGTGTCCGACCTCTGTTGGATGATGACAACTATACGCGAATGGAGCGCCTGGCCAAGGAGTTCGAGCAGACCATCGGCAAGAAGCTGCAGTGGTACCTCATCCTCAAGAGCTGGTGGTCCACCAACTACGTGTCTGATTGGTGGGAGGAGTACGTCTATCTGCGCGGTCGCAGCCCCCTCTGTGTCAACAGTAACTTCTATGGCACGGATGCCATTTTCATGAACCTCACCAGCATCCAGGCGGCTCGTGCGGCCAATGTGGTATCTCTGCTCCTTAACTTCAGGAAATTGATTGAACATCAGGAACTGCAGCCA atcaTGGTCCAGGGCATGATCCCTCTCTGCTCCTGGCAGTACGAGCGCACCTTTAACACGGCCCGTGTTCCTGGTCTGGAAACCGATCGCATTGTCCACTACCGTGACTCCAATCATATTGTTGTCCTGCACAAGGGATGCTACTACAAGATGCTCATCTACTACAAGGGACGCACCCTCCGCCCCTGTGAGCTGCAAGT GCAAATCGAAGAGATTCTGAAGGCCAAGGCCACCCCATTGTCTGGCGAGGAGCACCTGGCTGCCCTGACCGCCTGGAACCGCTCCAAATGGGCCGAGGCCCGGAATACCTTCTTCTCACGGGGCGCCAATCATGTGTCCCTTCGCACCATCGAGTCGGCCGCCTTCGTGCTCTCCCTGGACGACGAGCCCTTCGAGTTCGACCTGGCTCGTCCAGAGTTGTTGGACAACTTTGGCAAGAAACTGCTCCACGGCAACGGCTACAATCGTTGGTTCGACAAGTGCTTCACCGTCTGCGTGGCCACCAACGGACGTGTTGGCTTCAATGCCGAGCACACCTG GGCCGATGCACCGGTTTTGGGCCATCTATGGGAATATATATTTGGTGATGATATATATGGGTAA
- the LOC6493971 gene encoding carnitine O-palmitoyltransferase 1, muscle isoform isoform X3, with translation MAEAHAAVAFSFAITHEGFDINYDHEVLNLVWNSGIRSWKKRVARARNGVRNGVYPAHIQSLWLITAIALGLHFAGYQAPFNLTNRILEHLPSNTVNWQVTASFLAALVVWLSICFTMRYTLKLLLMYKGWMYESRAPGSRVSLPTMLWVAVVRVLSSWNKPGLYSFQGSLPRLPLPSVKDTMSRYLRSVRPLLDDDNYTRMERLAKEFEQTIGKKLQWYLILKSWWSTNYVSDWWEEYVYLRGRSPLCVNSNFYGTDAIFMNLTSIQAARAANVVSLLLNFRKLIEHQELQPIMVQGMIPLCSWQYERTFNTARVPGLETDRIVHYRDSNHIVVLHKGCYYKMLIYYKGRTLRPCELQVQIEEILKAKATPLSGEEHLAALTAWNRSKWAEARNTFFSRGANHVSLRTIESAAFVLSLDDEPFEFDLARPELLDNFGKKLLHGNGYNRWFDKCFTVCVATNGRVGFNAEHTWSDAAIASHMWENLIIDDLQSDG, from the exons ATGGCTGAAGCCCATGCCGCCGTCGCCTTCTCGTTCGCCATCACCCACGAGGGCTTCGATATCAACTATGACCACGAGGTGCTCAACTTGGTGTGGAACTCGGGAATCCGCTCCTGGAAAAAGCGTGTGGCCCGTGCACGG AACGGCGTGCGTAATGGTGTCTATCCGGCGCACATTCAGAGCCTCTGGCTGATTACGGCCATTGCCCTGGGCCTGCACTTCGCCGGCTATCAGGCACCCTTCAATCTCACTAATCGGATACTGGAACACCTCCCCTCCAACACGGTCAACTGGCAGGTGACAGCCTCTTTCCTGGCCGCCTTGGTGGTCTGGCTCTCGATATGCTTCACCATGCGGTACACCCTGAAGCTCCTGCTTATGTACAAGGGCTGGATGTACGAATCCAGAGCCCCGGGAAGCCGTGTCTCGTTGCCCACCATGTTGTGGGTGGCCGTGGTGCGGGTACTCTCCAGCTGGAACAAGCCAGGATTGTACAGTTTCCAGGGCTCCCTGCCAAGACTGCCGCTCCCCTCGGTGAAGGACACGATGTCGCGGTATTTGCGCAGTGTCCGACCTCTGTTGGATGATGACAACTATACGCGAATGGAGCGCCTGGCCAAGGAGTTCGAGCAGACCATCGGCAAGAAGCTGCAGTGGTACCTCATCCTCAAGAGCTGGTGGTCCACCAACTACGTGTCTGATTGGTGGGAGGAGTACGTCTATCTGCGCGGTCGCAGCCCCCTCTGTGTCAACAGTAACTTCTATGGCACGGATGCCATTTTCATGAACCTCACCAGCATCCAGGCGGCTCGTGCGGCCAATGTGGTATCTCTGCTCCTTAACTTCAGGAAATTGATTGAACATCAGGAACTGCAGCCA atcaTGGTCCAGGGCATGATCCCTCTCTGCTCCTGGCAGTACGAGCGCACCTTTAACACGGCCCGTGTTCCTGGTCTGGAAACCGATCGCATTGTCCACTACCGTGACTCCAATCATATTGTTGTCCTGCACAAGGGATGCTACTACAAGATGCTCATCTACTACAAGGGACGCACCCTCCGCCCCTGTGAGCTGCAAGT GCAAATCGAAGAGATTCTGAAGGCCAAGGCCACCCCATTGTCTGGCGAGGAGCACCTGGCTGCCCTGACCGCCTGGAACCGCTCCAAATGGGCCGAGGCCCGGAATACCTTCTTCTCACGGGGCGCCAATCATGTGTCCCTTCGCACCATCGAGTCGGCCGCCTTCGTGCTCTCCCTGGACGACGAGCCCTTCGAGTTCGACCTGGCTCGTCCAGAGTTGTTGGACAACTTTGGCAAGAAACTGCTCCACGGCAACGGCTACAATCGTTGGTTCGACAAGTGCTTCACCGTCTGCGTGGCCACCAACGGACGTGTTGGCTTCAATGCCGAGCACACCTG GTCCGACGCCGCCATTGCCTCACACATGTGGGAAAACCTGATCATCGATGACCTCCAGTCGGATGGGTAA